Proteins encoded within one genomic window of Prosthecobacter fusiformis:
- a CDS encoding LysR family transcriptional regulator, producing MIDRIRALLTVIEEGSVNRAAVRLRITQPALSRQMKLLESEVGGKLLDRETSGVKPTSLGHALVKAMSPIITAYETALADVRRQARGTRSELRVGFLISAAQSILSPTLERLRKTHPDLKLKLHDMSPREQIDALKSGELDLALIGQEGAVAAQDFYSIKLCSLGVCAAISAADPLASKAQIAIQDLRRHDFIGVDEDQMPGRNRWITALCRTAGFKPRFLAIPDGITHVLSMVASESAATLLPDYFKTTTHPGITFVPISDPKAHWDFMVLWQRGKTPASITTLVNALKETALQLM from the coding sequence ATGATCGACCGCATCCGCGCTCTGCTCACCGTCATTGAAGAAGGCAGCGTCAACCGTGCCGCCGTGCGGCTGCGCATCACCCAGCCCGCCCTGAGCCGACAGATGAAACTGCTGGAATCCGAGGTCGGCGGCAAGCTGCTGGACCGCGAAACCAGCGGCGTGAAGCCCACCAGCCTTGGCCATGCATTGGTCAAGGCCATGAGCCCCATCATCACCGCTTATGAAACCGCGCTGGCCGATGTGCGGCGTCAGGCCCGTGGCACCCGGTCCGAGCTGCGCGTCGGTTTCCTCATCTCTGCTGCGCAGTCCATTCTGTCCCCGACTCTGGAACGACTGCGCAAGACCCATCCCGATCTGAAGCTCAAGCTTCACGACATGTCCCCCAGGGAGCAAATCGACGCCTTAAAATCGGGCGAACTCGACCTCGCCCTCATCGGTCAGGAAGGCGCCGTAGCCGCTCAAGATTTTTACAGCATCAAGCTCTGCTCCCTCGGTGTCTGCGCCGCCATCTCCGCCGCCGATCCCCTCGCATCCAAGGCACAAATCGCCATCCAGGATCTCCGCCGTCACGACTTCATCGGCGTGGATGAAGACCAGATGCCCGGACGCAACCGCTGGATCACCGCCCTCTGCCGCACCGCCGGATTCAAGCCCCGCTTCCTCGCCATCCCCGATGGCATTACCCACGTCCTTTCCATGGTCGCCTCCGAATCCGCCGCCACCCTCCTGCCCGACTACTTCAAAACCACCACCCACCCCGGCATCACCTTCGTCCCCATCTCCGACCCCAAAGCCCACTGGGACTTCATGGTGCTCTGGCAGCGCGGCAAAACCCCTGCTTCCATCACGACCCTGGTAAACGCGCTGAAAGAAACGGCGCTGCAACTCATGTAA
- a CDS encoding DUF1348 family protein, producing the protein MNPRPPLPPFTEESAIKKVQAAEDAWNSRDPERVSLAYTEDTEWRNRSDFLNGRPAVVEFLTKKWQREQDYRLKKTLWAFTGNRIAVRFEYEWHDADGQWWRSHGNENWEFDENGYMARRYASINDQPITEAERKFRWERE; encoded by the coding sequence ATGAATCCACGACCACCGCTCCCTCCCTTCACTGAAGAATCTGCCATCAAAAAAGTCCAGGCCGCCGAAGATGCCTGGAATAGCCGCGACCCAGAGCGCGTCTCGCTGGCCTACACGGAGGATACCGAATGGCGTAACCGAAGTGACTTCCTCAATGGTCGCCCAGCCGTGGTGGAATTCCTCACTAAAAAGTGGCAACGGGAACAGGACTATCGGCTGAAGAAAACCCTTTGGGCCTTCACCGGAAACCGCATCGCCGTGCGCTTCGAATACGAATGGCATGATGCCGACGGCCAATGGTGGCGCAGCCATGGCAATGAGAATTGGGAGTTCGATGAAAACGGGTACATGGCCCGCCGCTATGCTAGCATCAACGACCAGCCCATCACCGAAGCTGAGCGCAAGTTTCGCTGGGAACGTGAATAG
- a CDS encoding type II toxin-antitoxin system RelE/ParE family toxin encodes MKVAYHAEAQNDFNEIMATLEDISEQHADQFEKEFQQELSKAQKNPFHFHRLTNSSNKRRANIKRYHHHFIYEVDEIANEIRILIIKHDRRHPSYGLNRRWPEV; translated from the coding sequence ATGAAAGTCGCCTATCACGCAGAGGCGCAGAACGACTTCAATGAGATCATGGCCACCTTGGAAGACATTTCAGAGCAGCATGCAGATCAATTTGAAAAAGAATTTCAACAGGAACTCAGCAAGGCGCAAAAAAACCCATTCCATTTCCACCGTTTAACCAACAGTTCAAATAAACGACGCGCTAACATCAAGCGATATCACCACCATTTCATTTATGAAGTGGATGAGATCGCGAACGAAATTCGTATCCTCATTATCAAACACGACCGTCGCCACCCCTCCTACGGCCTGAACCGCCGTTGGCCCGAAGTTTAA
- a CDS encoding DUF1501 domain-containing protein, which yields MSHHAPNLEHHFLTRRQLLSRLGMGLGTMALGDLMGAGKAEAALNATNPFGVRQSHFKPTAKRVIHFFMNGGPSQVDTFDPKPMLDKYDGKALPNILKTERPTGAGMKSPFKFEKYGQCGLEVSEIFSRTAQFADDLCVIRSMQADVPNHEPSLGLMNTGDGRLQRPSFGSWVTYGLGSENENLPGYISMCPKGMPTRRTKNWQSAFLPSIYQGTYINTENTEVDKLVEFIKNTSLDMKQQRRQLDLLYEMNHNHLIQRDKDQQLDARIQSYELAYRMQMEATDAFDISKEPEHIRKAYGENNFGRQTLIARRLLERGVRFIQLWTGAGQPWDSHDEILDHARLAKDVDGAIAAFMADMKQRGLFDDTLMIWGGEFGRTPAVELPTPGANAGKQRGRDHNHYGFTNWLAGGGVKGGYTHGATDEFGFAAVEKPVHVHELHATLLRALGFDHSKFTFKYAGLDFRLTGVEDCKIVPELLA from the coding sequence ATGTCCCACCACGCCCCCAATCTCGAACATCACTTTCTTACGCGTAGGCAGCTTCTCAGCCGTCTCGGCATGGGCCTGGGCACGATGGCCCTGGGAGACCTCATGGGTGCCGGGAAAGCGGAAGCAGCGCTGAATGCCACCAATCCCTTTGGCGTACGGCAGTCGCACTTCAAACCCACGGCCAAGCGGGTGATCCATTTCTTCATGAACGGCGGGCCGTCCCAGGTGGACACCTTCGACCCGAAGCCGATGCTGGACAAATACGATGGTAAGGCGCTGCCAAACATCCTCAAGACGGAGCGGCCTACGGGCGCGGGGATGAAATCCCCATTCAAGTTTGAAAAATACGGACAGTGCGGACTGGAAGTCAGCGAGATCTTTTCCCGCACCGCCCAGTTTGCCGATGACCTCTGCGTGATCCGGTCTATGCAGGCGGATGTGCCTAACCATGAGCCTTCGCTAGGCCTCATGAACACGGGTGACGGCCGTCTCCAGCGCCCCAGCTTCGGCTCGTGGGTGACATACGGCCTGGGTTCGGAAAATGAAAACCTGCCCGGCTACATCTCCATGTGCCCGAAAGGCATGCCGACCCGCCGCACGAAGAACTGGCAGTCCGCCTTTCTGCCCAGCATCTACCAAGGCACGTACATCAACACCGAAAATACCGAAGTGGACAAGCTGGTGGAGTTCATCAAGAACACCTCCCTGGACATGAAGCAGCAGCGCCGCCAGCTAGACCTGCTCTATGAGATGAATCACAACCACCTCATCCAGCGCGACAAAGACCAGCAGCTTGATGCCCGTATCCAGAGCTATGAACTGGCCTACCGCATGCAGATGGAGGCGACCGATGCCTTCGACATCAGCAAGGAACCGGAGCACATCCGCAAAGCCTACGGTGAGAACAACTTTGGCCGACAGACCCTCATCGCCCGCCGTCTGCTGGAACGCGGAGTGCGTTTCATCCAACTCTGGACCGGAGCCGGACAGCCCTGGGACAGCCACGATGAAATCCTGGATCATGCACGCCTGGCCAAGGACGTGGATGGAGCCATCGCCGCTTTCATGGCAGACATGAAACAGCGCGGTCTTTTTGATGATACCCTCATGATCTGGGGTGGTGAATTCGGCCGCACACCTGCGGTGGAACTACCCACTCCAGGTGCTAACGCCGGCAAACAGCGCGGGCGTGACCACAATCACTACGGCTTCACCAACTGGCTGGCCGGTGGTGGTGTAAAAGGTGGTTATACCCACGGAGCCACGGATGAATTCGGCTTCGCCGCCGTGGAGAAGCCCGTGCATGTCCATGAACTGCATGCCACGCTGCTGCGTGCGCTGGGCTTTGATCATTCGAAATTCACCTTCAAATATGCCGGACTCGACTTCCGCCTCACTGGCGTTGAGGACTGCAAGATCGTGCCCGAACTGCTGGCCTAG
- a CDS encoding PSD1 and planctomycete cytochrome C domain-containing protein, protein MTFQNPFFLRLIGGSIAVAGSFASAADTFPPEQIEFFEKNVRPVLAENCYSCHGGHKHENGLRLDMRSAVIRGSDYGKVVEPGNPGASKLIKAINHVAGVEAMPKKADKLKAEDIAALEKWVQMGLPWPEEKVLAEGHEKADPMKHWAFQPVKKPAGTVDSMVGAKLKAAGLDFAPAADAASLCRRIHVTLTGLQPSFEEVQAFEQATAKDAKAATDALVDKLLASPAYGERWGRVWLDVARYADTDGYQVAGKNTRYPYAYTYRDWVVKALNADMPYDQFLKYQLAADKMVPAGSNDPHLAALGYLSVGDRFISNKDLQTDDRIDVVSRGMLGLTVGCARCHDHKFDPIPARDYYALYSVFNSSEMPEADAFPVIGKAAKEEDAKDYDAKVAEIAKKEFDFKKKVYDEVRTPERVAEYLAFAQEAATIKDRNTLKGRAGALKLRDKVADQWGDFLKRHALKSKPHPVMLAWKEFAFLPADQFEAKAPEVVKAMIKPGSTLNAVARNELAKRPAPKKFEEVAALYADIFNTCLAGKEPDNDDWKQVREILQAAPCPMSVPVEQANLFFTRKDLTQTVKTANERVKLETEHPGAPPRAMVMLDREKPADVSIFIRGNPSRRGAVAPRGWLTMFGGESFKEGSGRLELAEKIASKDNPLTARVIVNRVWTQHFGRPLVGQTSDFGVQTEKPLQQDVLDYLAATFMEDGWSLKKLHQRILNSRAYQQTALSTPEKNLKDADNDLISRQNRQRLDYESMRDAMLQVAGDLDRAQMGGRAVLLNDKLADSRRSLYLLVDRYEQATVPAMFDFANPDNHSPMRYVTTVPQQALFLMNSPFMQQRSTKLAAETPVKGSTIDSESIQALYQRVLLRKAGPEEVEMAQRFCNDAKELSTRSAAFVWTYGSGKVEKDAATGKVSLGGFVPFPHFGKVGQSTYRWTPDKVHPSKEFGHLYIGAGNGHPGKEVAVVMQWSSPFEKEKIFISGLLKRSSPKGNGVRAWIISNRAGKIREELIKPASNLELNAEIEVTQDEVLSFVVESENGSTDSDSFSWAPKIERKDASGVLALVTNAETDFCGPDLWPVKRPKPQSALAQLAQVLMMSNEFQFVD, encoded by the coding sequence ATGACTTTTCAGAATCCTTTTTTCCTCCGGCTGATCGGCGGCAGTATTGCCGTCGCCGGATCTTTTGCGTCAGCTGCTGATACTTTTCCACCGGAGCAGATCGAGTTTTTCGAGAAGAACGTGCGGCCTGTGCTAGCGGAAAATTGCTACAGTTGCCACGGCGGGCACAAGCACGAAAACGGGCTGCGGCTGGACATGCGCAGCGCCGTCATACGCGGCAGTGATTACGGCAAAGTCGTGGAGCCCGGAAATCCGGGGGCGTCCAAATTGATCAAGGCCATCAACCATGTGGCGGGTGTAGAAGCAATGCCCAAGAAGGCCGACAAGCTGAAGGCTGAGGACATCGCCGCCCTGGAGAAATGGGTGCAAATGGGCCTGCCCTGGCCTGAGGAAAAGGTGCTGGCCGAAGGCCATGAAAAGGCTGACCCGATGAAGCATTGGGCCTTCCAACCAGTGAAAAAACCGGCAGGCACGGTGGACTCCATGGTGGGTGCAAAGCTGAAGGCAGCAGGGCTGGACTTTGCTCCCGCGGCGGATGCGGCCTCCCTCTGCCGTCGTATCCATGTGACGCTGACGGGTCTGCAACCTAGCTTTGAAGAGGTACAGGCTTTTGAGCAGGCAACGGCCAAGGATGCCAAGGCCGCGACGGATGCACTGGTGGATAAACTGCTGGCCTCCCCCGCCTATGGCGAGCGCTGGGGCCGTGTATGGCTGGATGTGGCACGCTATGCGGATACGGATGGCTATCAGGTGGCAGGAAAAAACACCCGCTACCCTTATGCCTATACTTACCGCGACTGGGTGGTGAAGGCGCTGAATGCGGACATGCCGTATGACCAGTTTTTGAAGTATCAGCTCGCTGCGGATAAGATGGTGCCTGCGGGCAGCAATGATCCGCATCTGGCCGCACTGGGGTACTTGAGCGTGGGGGACCGTTTCATCAGCAACAAGGACCTGCAAACGGATGACCGCATTGACGTGGTTTCACGCGGGATGCTGGGCCTGACGGTGGGTTGCGCCCGCTGCCATGATCACAAATTTGACCCCATCCCAGCGCGGGACTATTACGCCCTGTATTCCGTTTTCAACAGCAGCGAGATGCCGGAAGCGGATGCCTTCCCGGTCATCGGTAAGGCCGCCAAGGAGGAGGATGCGAAGGACTATGACGCCAAGGTGGCCGAGATCGCGAAGAAGGAATTCGACTTCAAAAAGAAGGTCTATGACGAGGTGCGCACTCCAGAGCGAGTGGCCGAATACCTAGCCTTTGCCCAGGAAGCAGCGACCATCAAGGATCGCAACACTTTGAAAGGCCGGGCTGGGGCGCTGAAGCTGCGCGATAAGGTGGCGGACCAATGGGGAGACTTCCTCAAACGCCATGCGCTAAAATCCAAACCCCATCCAGTAATGCTGGCCTGGAAGGAATTCGCATTCCTGCCTGCTGACCAGTTTGAAGCCAAGGCACCTGAAGTGGTGAAGGCGATGATCAAGCCCGGCAGCACCCTGAATGCGGTGGCGCGCAATGAGCTAGCGAAACGCCCTGCACCGAAAAAATTCGAAGAAGTGGCCGCCCTCTATGCGGACATTTTCAACACCTGCCTCGCAGGCAAAGAACCGGACAACGACGACTGGAAACAGGTGCGCGAAATTTTACAGGCCGCCCCCTGCCCGATGTCCGTGCCGGTGGAGCAGGCGAATCTTTTCTTCACCCGCAAAGACCTCACTCAAACCGTCAAAACGGCCAATGAAAGGGTGAAACTGGAAACAGAGCATCCGGGTGCACCGCCACGCGCCATGGTGATGCTGGACCGGGAAAAGCCGGCCGATGTGAGCATCTTCATCCGTGGCAATCCGAGCAGGCGCGGAGCAGTGGCCCCGCGCGGCTGGCTGACGATGTTTGGCGGCGAGAGTTTCAAAGAAGGCAGTGGCCGTCTGGAGCTCGCTGAAAAAATCGCTAGCAAGGACAATCCGCTGACGGCACGCGTGATCGTGAACCGTGTGTGGACTCAGCATTTTGGCAGACCTTTGGTTGGGCAGACGAGCGACTTCGGCGTGCAGACGGAGAAGCCACTGCAGCAGGATGTGCTGGACTATCTGGCCGCCACATTCATGGAGGATGGCTGGAGCCTGAAGAAGCTGCACCAGCGCATCCTCAACAGCCGGGCCTACCAGCAGACGGCGCTGAGCACTCCAGAAAAGAATCTGAAGGATGCGGACAATGACCTCATCAGCCGGCAAAACCGCCAGCGCCTGGACTATGAATCCATGCGGGATGCGATGCTGCAAGTGGCCGGGGATCTGGACCGCGCCCAGATGGGTGGCCGCGCTGTCCTCCTCAATGACAAGCTGGCCGACAGCCGCCGCAGTCTCTACCTGCTGGTGGACCGGTATGAGCAGGCGACAGTCCCTGCGATGTTTGACTTTGCCAATCCTGACAATCACAGCCCCATGCGTTACGTGACCACGGTGCCACAACAGGCGCTCTTCCTGATGAACAGCCCCTTCATGCAGCAGCGCTCCACCAAGCTGGCCGCAGAGACACCCGTGAAAGGCAGCACCATTGATTCCGAATCCATCCAGGCACTTTACCAGCGTGTACTGCTGCGGAAAGCTGGACCGGAGGAAGTGGAAATGGCACAGCGCTTTTGCAATGATGCGAAGGAACTGAGCACCCGCTCCGCCGCCTTTGTCTGGACATATGGCTCGGGCAAAGTGGAAAAAGACGCAGCCACCGGCAAGGTTTCCTTGGGAGGATTTGTGCCCTTTCCACACTTTGGCAAAGTGGGCCAGAGCACCTATCGCTGGACGCCAGACAAGGTGCATCCAAGCAAAGAATTTGGCCACCTGTACATCGGTGCTGGCAATGGCCATCCCGGCAAGGAAGTAGCCGTGGTCATGCAATGGAGCTCCCCTTTCGAGAAGGAAAAAATCTTCATCAGCGGTCTGCTCAAACGCTCCAGCCCCAAGGGTAACGGCGTGCGCGCCTGGATCATCTCCAACCGCGCGGGCAAGATCCGTGAAGAACTGATCAAACCTGCAAGCAACCTGGAACTCAATGCAGAAATCGAGGTCACTCAGGATGAAGTGCTGAGTTTCGTCGTGGAATCTGAAAACGGCAGCACAGACAGCGACAGCTTCTCCTGGGCGCCCAAGATCGAACGCAAAGATGCATCCGGTGTCTTGGCCCTGGTCACCAATGCAGAAACTGACTTTTGCGGCCCAGACCTCTGGCCTGTCAAACGCCCTAAACCCCAATCTGCGCTGGCGCAGCTCGCACAGGTGCTGATGATGTCCAACGAGTTCCAATTTGTGGACTAG
- a CDS encoding pyridoxamine 5'-phosphate oxidase family protein, whose product MDTPVRRPVNTLHPSLVHSQSNQSFIMAHKFLDLAFTPEVLAAQEHYYGRSQVLPPATRDDPLGQDEIGFIQSRDSFYLSSVSETGWPYIQHRGGPQGFAKVISPNEIAFADYKGNRQMLSTGNLAVNDRVCLFLMDYPQRVRLKILGHAEVLDARAHPDLVEKIAAPEMVRLTERIFKIRIVSYDWNCPKYITPRYTAAEVTELVAPLKARIAELESQLQKHP is encoded by the coding sequence GTGGACACTCCTGTCCGCCGTCCTGTTAATACCCTGCATCCGTCCCTCGTTCATTCACAGTCTAACCAATCATTCATCATGGCTCATAAATTTCTCGATCTTGCCTTCACTCCCGAAGTGCTGGCCGCGCAGGAACATTATTATGGCCGTTCCCAGGTGCTGCCTCCGGCAACACGGGACGACCCCCTGGGACAGGATGAAATCGGGTTCATCCAATCTCGCGACAGTTTTTATCTGAGCAGCGTGAGCGAGACCGGCTGGCCTTACATCCAGCATCGGGGCGGGCCGCAGGGCTTTGCGAAAGTCATCTCGCCAAATGAGATTGCCTTTGCCGATTACAAAGGGAACCGCCAGATGCTGAGCACGGGTAACCTGGCGGTGAATGACCGGGTATGTCTCTTCCTGATGGACTATCCCCAGCGGGTGCGGCTGAAGATCCTCGGTCATGCTGAGGTATTGGACGCTCGCGCCCATCCTGATCTGGTGGAAAAAATCGCCGCGCCAGAAATGGTTAGGCTGACTGAACGCATCTTTAAAATCCGCATTGTTTCCTACGACTGGAATTGCCCTAAATACATCACGCCACGATACACCGCCGCCGAAGTGACGGAACTCGTGGCCCCGCTCAAAGCACGCATCGCTGAACTCGAATCCCAACTCCAAAAACACCCATGA
- the hpt gene encoding hypoxanthine phosphoribosyltransferase, with protein sequence MPAPTGVLTDLDRVLLDADSIRNRVSELARQLETDYEGKVITVVVLMDGALFFVADLLRQINLPMRIVTLGASSYHGGTESTGEVKLNWPSGVEFTGLDVLLLDDILDTGLTLSALRDRLLFEQPASLKTGVLLDKKRPREHDVPLDYCGFEIGDEFVVGYGMDYQGRFRNLPCIGILKL encoded by the coding sequence ATGCCTGCCCCCACTGGAGTTTTAACTGATCTCGACCGCGTCCTGCTGGATGCGGATTCCATCCGCAACCGCGTTAGCGAACTGGCACGGCAGTTGGAAACCGATTACGAGGGCAAGGTCATCACCGTCGTGGTACTCATGGATGGTGCCCTGTTCTTTGTGGCTGACCTCCTGCGTCAGATCAATCTGCCCATGCGCATCGTCACTCTGGGGGCCAGCAGCTATCATGGCGGTACTGAATCCACGGGCGAGGTGAAGCTTAACTGGCCGTCCGGGGTGGAATTTACCGGGCTGGATGTGCTGCTCTTGGATGACATCCTTGATACCGGCCTGACGCTCAGTGCCCTCCGGGATCGCTTGCTCTTCGAGCAACCGGCCTCGTTGAAGACGGGTGTCCTTTTGGATAAAAAGCGTCCCCGTGAGCATGATGTGCCACTGGATTACTGCGGCTTTGAGATCGGGGACGAATTCGTGGTCGGCTACGGCATGGATTACCAAGGCCGTTTCCGCAATCTCCCCTGCATCGGCATTCTGAAGCTATGA
- a CDS encoding FkbM family methyltransferase has translation MISTNKIKKSLKLMLPISVLDRVQSLRRHWWKPDPRIAAAKENFMELNHSLPSGRIAMRPGIVWNVDPQSKNPFTWFCYQSPEMVTEFDFFLRIRASRMRFLDLGANHGVFSLAFTFGRPAAKALAMDPSPLAFPILQNNLRLNPQCHITPLQVAAGGGSGNLRMKLNWHHLEVIRDQNAVESDQIKIVPVRTVDSICEEYNFEPDLIKIDVEGHELAALQGMEKTLRKSSAEFFLEIHPELISELGYRVSDIANYLHELDYEPWNLQGQKLSFSWVNDQIHVFWVFCRPAHTSVLSAQK, from the coding sequence ATGATATCGACCAACAAAATTAAGAAATCACTTAAGCTGATGTTGCCGATATCGGTATTGGACCGTGTTCAATCGTTACGTAGACACTGGTGGAAGCCCGATCCACGAATTGCAGCAGCTAAAGAAAACTTTATGGAACTCAACCACTCTTTGCCGAGTGGACGAATTGCGATGCGTCCAGGGATAGTTTGGAATGTTGACCCTCAGTCTAAAAACCCGTTTACTTGGTTCTGTTATCAATCTCCCGAGATGGTCACAGAGTTTGATTTTTTTCTCCGCATACGTGCCAGCCGGATGCGCTTTCTGGACCTCGGTGCTAACCATGGGGTATTTTCCTTGGCATTCACTTTTGGTCGTCCTGCGGCTAAGGCGTTAGCCATGGACCCTTCTCCACTGGCTTTTCCAATCCTTCAAAACAATCTTCGTCTGAACCCGCAGTGTCATATCACTCCATTGCAAGTGGCCGCAGGGGGGGGTTCTGGGAATTTGAGGATGAAATTGAACTGGCATCATTTGGAAGTCATCCGGGATCAAAATGCAGTGGAGTCTGACCAGATAAAAATCGTGCCTGTGCGCACGGTAGATAGCATCTGCGAAGAATACAATTTCGAGCCTGACTTGATCAAAATCGATGTCGAAGGCCATGAGCTGGCCGCTCTGCAAGGCATGGAGAAAACATTGCGGAAAAGCAGTGCGGAATTTTTCTTAGAAATTCACCCCGAATTAATTAGTGAACTTGGTTACCGAGTTAGCGACATCGCCAACTACCTTCACGAGTTAGATTACGAGCCTTGGAACTTACAAGGTCAGAAGCTCAGTTTTTCCTGGGTTAATGATCAGATTCACGTTTTCTGGGTGTTCTGCCGTCCCGCCCATACTTCGGTGCTGTCAGCCCAAAAGTAA
- a CDS encoding type II toxin-antitoxin system RelE/ParE family toxin, whose product MKLSFHPGVQSDVNAILAYYHEQGGEPLADRFYHDLTARFQDILKNPRRYPFYLGNPIKRRVRLHRFPYLILYRILPDRVRITVVKHEKRNPAYGLGRR is encoded by the coding sequence ATGAAGCTGAGCTTCCACCCTGGTGTGCAGTCAGATGTCAACGCGATCCTTGCCTATTATCATGAGCAGGGAGGAGAACCCCTCGCAGACCGCTTTTACCATGATCTGACAGCCCGCTTCCAAGACATTTTGAAAAACCCCCGGAGATACCCCTTTTATTTGGGCAACCCAATCAAACGGCGTGTCCGGCTGCATCGGTTTCCTTACCTCATCTTGTACCGTATCTTGCCTGACCGGGTCCGGATCACGGTCGTGAAACATGAGAAACGGAACCCGGCTTATGGTTTGGGCAGGCGTTGA
- the pdxH gene encoding pyridoxamine 5'-phosphate oxidase, translating to MPDHPATSLRDLRVSYDLDSLTEDTAPADPHELFNLWLADALAHHLPEPNAMTLSTIGADGGPNSRTVLLKGLDLRGFHFFTNYDSRKGRDLATHPQAALTFLWTQRHHQVSVRGTVTQLPREDAESYFAARPRGHQIGAWASQQSTVIPGREWLQEKEEEITARFGSGPIPCPPNWGGYTLLATEIEFWQGRVSRLHDRLRYIRQGEGWKMERLSP from the coding sequence ATGCCCGACCACCCCGCCACCAGCCTGCGCGATTTGCGCGTGAGTTATGACCTGGACAGCCTGACCGAAGATACCGCCCCGGCGGATCCTCATGAGCTGTTTAACCTCTGGCTGGCGGATGCCCTGGCGCACCACTTGCCAGAACCCAATGCGATGACCCTTTCCACCATCGGTGCCGATGGCGGGCCGAATAGCCGCACTGTCCTGCTGAAGGGCCTGGACCTGCGCGGCTTCCATTTTTTCACCAACTACGATAGCCGGAAGGGACGGGACCTCGCCACCCATCCCCAGGCCGCACTGACCTTTCTGTGGACCCAGCGCCACCATCAGGTAAGTGTGCGCGGAACAGTGACCCAGTTGCCGAGGGAAGATGCGGAGAGTTACTTTGCCGCCCGCCCACGGGGGCATCAGATCGGGGCCTGGGCCTCGCAACAAAGCACCGTCATTCCAGGCCGCGAATGGCTACAGGAGAAAGAAGAAGAAATCACCGCCCGTTTCGGCAGCGGCCCCATCCCCTGTCCGCCCAATTGGGGAGGCTATACCCTCCTGGCTACCGAGATTGAATTTTGGCAAGGCCGCGTCAGCCGCCTGCATGACCGCCTGCGCTATATCCGACAGGGAGAGGGATGGAAGATGGAGCGTCTAAGCCCGTAG
- a CDS encoding ABC transporter ATP-binding protein: MSSVLRVQKATFVRGGRRILKGIDWEVQAGQHWCILGPNGCGKTSLINLITGYEPATSGDIQIGEDQFGNSDWREVRKRVGLVTNTLTTFIEPGEPVINVIASGREAKLNLWQDPPAAWQRQAATLLKATGSQHLRKSLWGTLSQGERQKVLICRALMAQFTVLILDEPCAGLDPVAREQFLTWMAEIATWPESPSLIMVTHHVEEILPCLTHVLLLKNGQVHSQGEKKDVLTSDALSEIYGAAVELEERGGRYGLVVG, from the coding sequence ATGTCCTCCGTCCTCCGTGTTCAAAAAGCCACCTTCGTCCGTGGTGGCCGCCGCATTCTCAAAGGTATCGACTGGGAGGTCCAGGCGGGCCAGCACTGGTGCATCCTGGGGCCGAATGGCTGCGGCAAGACCTCCCTCATCAACCTCATCACCGGGTACGAGCCCGCCACCAGCGGCGATATCCAGATCGGCGAGGACCAGTTTGGCAACAGTGACTGGCGCGAGGTGCGCAAGCGCGTCGGCCTTGTCACCAACACCCTCACCACCTTCATCGAGCCTGGGGAACCCGTCATCAACGTCATCGCCAGCGGTCGGGAGGCCAAGCTGAACCTCTGGCAAGATCCGCCCGCCGCCTGGCAGCGCCAGGCCGCCACCCTGCTGAAGGCTACCGGCAGCCAGCACCTGCGCAAAAGCCTCTGGGGCACCCTCTCCCAGGGCGAGCGGCAAAAAGTCCTCATCTGCCGCGCCCTCATGGCCCAGTTCACCGTCCTCATCCTGGACGAGCCCTGCGCCGGCCTCGACCCTGTCGCCCGCGAGCAATTCCTCACCTGGATGGCCGAGATCGCCACCTGGCCCGAGTCTCCCTCCCTCATCATGGTCACCCACCATGTGGAGGAAATCCTCCCCTGCCTCACCCACGTCCTCTTGCTAAAAAATGGCCAAGTCCACAGCCAGGGTGAAAAGAAGGATGTGCTCACCAGCGACGCGCTGAGTGAGATTTATGGCGCGGCGGTTGAACTGGAGGAACGGGGCGGGAGGTATGGGCTGGTGGTGGGGTGA